From Deltaproteobacteria bacterium, one genomic window encodes:
- a CDS encoding ABC transporter permease: MLREQRKGYRKLLYLMRQARVGMIGLAMVAFVLALALLAPFLSPNSPLEQDLQARLKPPFWEEKTDPQYKLGTDQVGRDLLSRLIYGSRISLSVGFLTMAFSALLGITLGILAGYYHGPLDSIISNCVNIMMSFPYILLAISVMAAAGPGYRNLVLVLGLTGWPIYTRLVRAEVIELKSRDFVTAARALGGRNSGVILKHILPNLASSIIVLSTFELARMIIRESFLSFLGLGIQPPMASWGGMLAEGRSYMLNLWWLAAIPGSAIFFTTLGINLMGDGLRDWLDPHTRNR, from the coding sequence GTGCTCAGAGAACAAAGAAAGGGTTATAGGAAACTCCTTTACCTCATGCGTCAAGCCCGGGTCGGCATGATCGGATTGGCCATGGTGGCTTTCGTCTTGGCCTTGGCCCTCCTGGCGCCCTTCCTCTCGCCCAATAGTCCGCTGGAACAGGATCTCCAGGCCCGCCTGAAACCGCCTTTCTGGGAGGAAAAAACAGATCCCCAGTATAAGTTAGGAACGGACCAGGTGGGGAGAGACCTGCTCAGCCGATTGATCTATGGTTCGCGCATCTCCCTCTCCGTCGGTTTTTTAACCATGGCCTTCTCGGCCCTGCTGGGCATTACCCTGGGCATCCTGGCCGGCTACTACCACGGTCCGCTGGATTCCATTATCAGCAACTGCGTGAACATCATGATGTCCTTTCCCTACATCCTCCTGGCCATTTCGGTGATGGCCGCAGCCGGGCCGGGCTACAGAAACCTGGTTCTGGTTCTGGGACTGACCGGATGGCCAATTTATACCCGCCTGGTGCGAGCCGAAGTCATCGAGCTCAAGTCCCGCGACTTCGTCACTGCGGCCAGAGCTCTGGGGGGACGGAACAGCGGAGTTATTTTAAAACACATTCTTCCCAACCTGGCCAGCTCCATCATTGTTCTTTCGACTTTTGAGCTGGCCCGCATGATCATCCGGGAGTCTTTTCTGAGTTTCCTTGGGTTGGGGATCCAGCCGCCAATGGCCTCCTGGGGAGGAATGTTAGCTGAAGGACGCTCTTACATGCTTAATCTTTGGTGGTTAGCAGCCATCCCCGGGAGCGCCATCTTCTTTACCACTTTGGGGATTAACTTGATGGGAGACGGACTGAGGGATTGGCTGGATCCGCACACGCGCAACCGGTAA
- a CDS encoding SDR family oxidoreductase, with protein sequence LELAEWGVRVNLVNPDAVFGDEEVPSKLWELVGPERMKSRGLDPQGLREYYRQRNLLKAQVTAEHVGNAVVFFASEGTPTTGATLPVDGGIPAAFPR encoded by the coding sequence TTGGAACTGGCCGAATGGGGGGTACGAGTGAACCTGGTCAACCCGGATGCGGTATTCGGGGATGAAGAAGTCCCCTCAAAATTATGGGAACTTGTCGGGCCCGAAAGAATGAAATCCAGAGGGCTTGACCCGCAGGGTCTGCGGGAATATTACCGTCAGAGAAATCTCCTTAAGGCTCAGGTAACGGCTGAGCACGTGGGCAATGCGGTTGTATTTTTTGCCAGCGAAGGGACTCCAACGACGGGAGCCACGCTCCCGGTGGATGGAGGGATCCCCGCAGCCTTTCCAAGGTAA
- a CDS encoding four helix bundle protein has protein sequence MGKVDLKQRTKLFALKVINFVEGLPNKRTAEILGRQLLRSGTSAGANYRSACRARSAADFIAKMGIVEEEIDESIYWMELLVESGIINTKDTQDLMKEANELLAITVSSIKTARKNRK, from the coding sequence ATGGGAAAGGTCGATCTAAAGCAAAGAACCAAATTGTTTGCTCTCAAGGTTATCAATTTTGTTGAGGGATTACCTAATAAGAGAACGGCTGAAATTCTAGGCAGACAACTCTTGCGATCTGGAACCTCGGCAGGAGCAAATTATAGGTCTGCATGTAGAGCAAGATCTGCCGCTGATTTCATTGCCAAAATGGGTATTGTTGAAGAAGAAATCGATGAATCGATTTATTGGATGGAACTATTGGTCGAAAGTGGGATTATCAATACAAAAGATACCCAAGATTTAATGAAAGAAGCCAATGAACTCTTGGCGATCACTGTATCGTCGATTAAAACAGCAAGGAAAAACCGAAAATAA
- a CDS encoding M20/M25/M40 family metallo-hydrolase, producing the protein MEKIYAYIDQNLNRFIDELFVLLRQPSISARWEGVVECSQLLVGMMEKIGIKPRILPMGGKRNPPLIYGEILNPEARRTLLIYGHFDVQPPEPLEAWDSPPFQPTIRNGRIYGRGSADNKGQFFAHFKAIESILKVNGKLPVNVKFLLDPEEEVGSPSLNGFCREHKNLFAADMALNSDGPMDPSGRPRLSFGNRGVLYVEVNARGANTDLHSGNFGGPIPNPAWRLVEFLSSLRKPDGTVAIEGFYDNIVPPTPQEREMMAKIPFDEKKFKEKYGLKKFTPPEDVSYMEKLMFRPTLNIAGFTSGYGGQGSKTVLPCKATLKMDMRLVVNQTPEDIYEKYVSHMKKHGFDDLEVMMLNTYAPSRTSVDHPMAPKFVEAIRRGFQQEPVLIPAGGGSFPGAAIRSILNIPILSVPYGNADENNHAPNENLAIDCFKNGIRTTAALFFQLSG; encoded by the coding sequence ATGGAAAAAATCTATGCCTATATCGATCAGAACCTGAATCGTTTCATCGACGAGCTTTTTGTTCTTCTGCGGCAACCGTCCATCAGTGCCCGCTGGGAGGGGGTGGTGGAATGTTCCCAGCTCCTGGTAGGGATGATGGAAAAAATCGGGATCAAGCCTCGCATCCTTCCCATGGGTGGAAAGCGGAACCCCCCTTTAATCTACGGCGAGATCCTCAATCCCGAAGCACGGCGTACATTGCTGATCTATGGGCATTTCGATGTTCAACCGCCAGAGCCTCTGGAAGCCTGGGATTCCCCTCCCTTCCAGCCGACCATCCGCAATGGGAGGATTTACGGCCGGGGCAGCGCGGATAATAAAGGCCAGTTCTTCGCCCATTTCAAGGCCATTGAATCGATACTAAAGGTGAACGGAAAGCTTCCTGTTAATGTCAAGTTTCTCCTCGACCCGGAGGAAGAGGTGGGGAGCCCGAGTCTGAATGGGTTCTGCCGGGAGCACAAGAACCTGTTTGCTGCCGATATGGCCTTGAACTCCGACGGGCCCATGGATCCCTCCGGCCGTCCCCGGTTGAGCTTTGGGAATCGAGGGGTTCTTTATGTAGAGGTCAACGCCCGCGGAGCCAACACAGATCTTCATTCCGGCAACTTCGGCGGCCCCATTCCCAACCCGGCCTGGCGTCTGGTTGAATTCTTATCTTCCCTGCGGAAACCGGACGGAACCGTGGCTATCGAGGGTTTCTACGATAATATCGTCCCCCCCACTCCCCAAGAGCGGGAGATGATGGCGAAGATTCCCTTCGATGAGAAAAAATTCAAAGAAAAATACGGGCTTAAAAAGTTTACTCCGCCCGAGGACGTAAGCTACATGGAGAAGCTCATGTTCCGCCCAACCCTGAACATCGCCGGGTTCACCTCAGGGTATGGAGGACAGGGGAGCAAGACCGTGCTTCCCTGCAAGGCTACCCTCAAGATGGATATGCGGCTGGTGGTGAACCAGACCCCGGAGGACATCTATGAAAAGTACGTGAGCCACATGAAAAAGCATGGCTTCGATGACCTGGAAGTGATGATGCTCAACACCTATGCCCCCTCCCGGACATCCGTGGACCATCCTATGGCCCCGAAGTTTGTCGAGGCCATCCGCCGGGGATTCCAGCAGGAACCGGTTTTGATTCCCGCGGGGGGAGGAAGCTTTCCCGGGGCAGCCATCCGGAGCATCCTGAATATTCCCATTCTCTCTGTCCCTTACGGCAATGCCGACGAAAACAACCATGCTCCCAACGAAAACTTGGCCATCGATTGCTTTAAGAATGGCATCCGTACAACGGCGGCGCTGTTCTTTCAACTATCAGGTTGA